One Acinetobacter pullicarnis genomic region harbors:
- a CDS encoding 4-phosphoerythronate dehydrogenase, whose product MNIVADENLALTEYFFADFGPIHHMAGRHLGHADIQDAEVLLVRSVTQVNAALLENSQLKFVGSATIGTDHLDQTALAQQQIAWSNAPGCNAQAVAEYVITAILSVHPTALAQKDFCLGIVGLGNVGTRLAKLAQRLGWKVLAYDPHVQLADVEQVELNQLLSTADAVSLHVPLIKVGDYPTQHLINTAALALLKPQAILINSSRGPVVEEAALIADIQQTGRAVVLDVFEHEPQISAQLLNLLRLATPHIAGYSLEGKARGTQMIYEAFCQSIAVPANKKIEDQLPAATPYFTAEQSLEQVLKQHLVEIYDIARDDAQLRACLKDGVVDQAAFDRLRKDYPLRREWSAHGGANV is encoded by the coding sequence ATGAATATTGTCGCTGATGAAAACCTGGCATTGACGGAATACTTCTTTGCAGATTTTGGCCCGATTCATCATATGGCAGGTCGCCATCTCGGTCATGCAGATATTCAGGATGCCGAAGTGCTGCTGGTGCGTTCTGTCACCCAAGTCAATGCTGCATTATTAGAGAACAGTCAACTTAAGTTTGTGGGCAGTGCCACCATCGGTACTGATCACCTTGATCAAACTGCTTTGGCACAACAGCAGATTGCGTGGTCAAATGCTCCCGGTTGTAATGCACAAGCGGTTGCTGAATATGTCATCACTGCAATTTTATCTGTACATCCCACGGCTTTAGCACAAAAAGATTTTTGCTTGGGTATTGTTGGCTTAGGCAATGTGGGGACGCGTCTAGCCAAGCTTGCTCAGCGTTTGGGTTGGAAGGTATTGGCCTATGATCCACACGTACAGTTGGCTGATGTTGAACAGGTAGAACTCAATCAATTACTGAGCACGGCAGATGCGGTGTCTTTACATGTGCCGTTGATTAAAGTGGGGGATTATCCGACGCAGCATTTAATCAATACAGCTGCATTGGCATTACTGAAGCCACAGGCAATTTTGATTAATTCTTCACGTGGTCCAGTGGTTGAAGAGGCTGCACTGATTGCAGATATTCAGCAGACAGGTCGTGCCGTGGTACTCGATGTGTTTGAACATGAGCCACAGATTTCAGCGCAATTGCTCAATTTACTACGTTTGGCAACCCCACATATTGCAGGCTACAGCTTAGAAGGCAAAGCACGTGGCACACAAATGATTTATGAAGCATTTTGCCAAAGCATTGCCGTCCCTGCGAATAAAAAAATTGAAGATCAATTGCCTGCTGCAACACCATATTTCACAGCAGAACAAAGCTTAGAACAGGTATTGAAACAGCACTTGGTCGAGATCTATGATATTGCGCGAGACGATGCGCAATTACGTGCCTGCTTAAAAGATGGTGTTGTCGATCAGGCGGCCTTTGACCGTTTGCGTAAAGACTATCCCTTACGCCGCGAATGGTCAGCACATGGCGGAGCAAATGTATGA
- a CDS encoding multifunctional CCA addition/repair protein, producing the protein MQVYLVGGAVRDHLLGHPYHEKDYVVVGATPAQLIALGYQPVGKDFPVFLHPISKEEYALARTERKSGQGYHGFEFFTDIDVSLEQDLIRRDLTINAIAMDEQGKIYDPYHGQADLDNKILRHVSHAFVEDPLRVLRIARFAARYHSYGFKVADETILLMQQLAASGELNALTSERVWKETSRALMEPHAEIYFETLRQCGALKVLFPEIDALFGIPQRPEYHPEVDCGIHTLMSLQQACRANYSLDVRFAVLLHDLGKALTPKAELPRHIMHEERGVAPVTLLSERLKVPTNTKQLAIAVCKEHLKTHQIFHLKAGTIWRLLQRLDVLRRPERVEAFIQACECDAKGRLGLENREYPQADFLRAAMHTVREIKASSLAVHVKGPDIGELLISKRIEAIAALRKQAEYPSP; encoded by the coding sequence ATGCAAGTTTATTTAGTCGGTGGTGCCGTCCGCGATCATTTGCTCGGACACCCCTATCACGAAAAAGATTATGTCGTGGTTGGTGCGACGCCAGCGCAACTTATTGCACTTGGCTACCAACCCGTTGGGAAAGATTTCCCTGTGTTTTTACACCCGATCAGTAAAGAAGAATATGCGCTTGCACGTACAGAGCGTAAATCGGGCCAAGGCTACCATGGCTTTGAGTTTTTCACCGATATTGATGTGAGTCTAGAACAAGACCTGATCCGTCGTGATCTCACCATTAATGCCATTGCGATGGATGAACAGGGGAAAATTTATGACCCCTATCATGGGCAAGCCGATTTAGACAATAAAATATTAAGGCATGTTTCACATGCTTTTGTTGAAGATCCATTGCGTGTACTGCGCATCGCGCGCTTTGCTGCACGTTATCACAGCTATGGTTTTAAAGTCGCTGATGAAACCATTCTGCTGATGCAACAACTCGCGGCATCGGGTGAATTGAATGCTCTCACCTCTGAACGTGTGTGGAAAGAGACTTCACGTGCCTTGATGGAACCACATGCTGAGATTTATTTTGAAACCTTGCGTCAATGCGGTGCCTTAAAGGTGCTGTTCCCTGAAATTGATGCACTGTTTGGCATTCCACAACGCCCTGAATATCATCCTGAAGTTGACTGTGGTATCCACACCCTCATGTCATTACAACAAGCCTGCCGCGCCAACTACAGTCTAGATGTGCGTTTTGCGGTACTGTTGCATGATCTTGGCAAAGCCCTCACCCCCAAAGCTGAATTACCACGGCACATCATGCATGAAGAACGTGGTGTCGCACCAGTTACACTGCTGAGTGAGCGCTTAAAAGTACCGACCAATACCAAGCAATTGGCGATTGCGGTATGCAAAGAGCATTTGAAAACACATCAAATTTTTCATCTCAAAGCAGGAACAATTTGGCGCTTATTACAACGCCTCGATGTATTGCGTCGTCCTGAGCGAGTTGAGGCCTTTATTCAAGCCTGCGAATGTGATGCCAAAGGCAGACTTGGCTTGGAAAATCGAGAATATCCACAAGCCGATTTCTTGCGTGCAGCCATGCATACTGTTCGAGAAATTAAAGCCAGTAGCTTAGCCGTGCATGTCAAAGGGCCAGATATTGGTGAACTCTTGATTAGTAAACGTATTGAAGCGATTGCAGCATTGCGCAAGCAAGCTGAGTATCCATCGCCTTAA
- a CDS encoding EAL domain-containing protein, translated as MDQQTESLSPHVDATQVKRVSRNMRTLLIWILFFCAYNIVIYYALFKKFSYYLSISNLFIIAILVVGFVISRRLSNPAVISHRTLNVWCQSLCLALGIGLGINTYFVYAFLPIENSAVGPFRLIMLSIVPVSIIYIIALSYLSQRLRYFLLIFIPSTLPFILANVFYPDRYPLFINIIINAWLLIIFIAAILSSKLYQRLSLLDNNNLRLAHQSQILSQYTDELQIKLRAQIEQSNEIRKKLQYNNELLEEKAKQRSYEIKRINERLGSQQINLSLAHETAGISSWSWDIKKREIEVSTAMLESEFDFFNNQKADIELIVHPDDLDVYKYRLRQHLRGKSERFEANYRIKRNQEWFWIQDIGKIVSRDALTNHPLKMVGIFRDIHHEKKAQEQLRLAAKVFDHVVEGIFVLDQRFCYVNVNPFFEELVGSTHQELFGRYLFDLTISHRAEIIRLHNTIQQQILLTGYYESEVQLDLVNGKKLSLLVKINAIMDDQNKIINYIGISTDLTYRKKQEQRVLYLENYDLLTALPNRFYFNLKLHHFAHSNISLKNFSIIRVNIDRFRLFNEILNNNAGDVLLKMVARRLESCCSSAQLIAYLNNDDFAIIYNMPNQTISIHQLAQTILQEFQQPFQILGQEQNVSISIGVATYLEHDRQLDNVMSHAELALADAKRLGGNTICFYNKETTALLDDSIMLKHDLQHAIKKQQLTVHYQPQVCAKTSKILGFEALVRWQHPQRGLISPELFIPLAEATSLISEIGQFVIFESCKQLQIWREQGFDNIRVSVNVVAQQIQRGQLLIDLDTAMSMYKIKGEQLELELTESSLLDRTEDVLALMDQIKQRNILISLDDFGTGYSSLAYLSQYPINTLKIDRAFISRIGTARDAAIVDAIIAMGKAMGMVLIAEGVETQEQVDYLKSQECNLLQGYYFSKPLSALESTAYLNQYSSSLSASS; from the coding sequence ATGGACCAACAAACTGAATCGCTCTCTCCGCATGTAGATGCAACACAAGTTAAACGTGTTTCTAGAAATATGCGAACCCTCCTTATTTGGATCTTGTTTTTCTGCGCCTATAATATTGTTATTTATTACGCTCTTTTTAAAAAATTCTCCTACTATCTCAGCATTTCCAATCTCTTTATTATTGCGATCCTCGTGGTTGGATTTGTTATAAGCAGGCGTCTATCCAACCCGGCAGTTATCAGTCATCGTACCCTCAATGTCTGGTGCCAATCACTTTGCTTGGCTTTAGGGATTGGTTTAGGCATAAACACCTATTTCGTTTATGCTTTTTTACCCATTGAAAATAGTGCAGTTGGCCCCTTCCGTTTAATCATGCTATCTATTGTGCCCGTTAGCATTATTTATATTATTGCACTGAGCTATTTGAGCCAACGCTTACGCTACTTCCTGCTCATTTTTATTCCATCGACCTTGCCTTTTATATTGGCAAATGTTTTCTACCCTGACAGGTATCCACTCTTCATTAATATTATTATTAATGCTTGGCTGCTGATTATTTTTATTGCTGCGATTTTATCTTCTAAACTTTATCAGCGTTTAAGCTTATTAGATAATAACAACCTCAGACTGGCGCATCAAAGTCAAATCCTCTCTCAATACACGGATGAGTTGCAAATAAAACTAAGAGCGCAAATAGAACAATCCAATGAGATTCGTAAAAAGCTTCAATATAATAATGAGCTCTTAGAGGAAAAGGCCAAACAACGAAGTTATGAAATTAAACGTATTAATGAGCGCTTGGGCAGTCAACAAATTAATCTAAGCCTTGCGCATGAAACGGCAGGGATCAGCTCTTGGAGCTGGGACATCAAAAAAAGAGAAATCGAAGTTTCAACCGCAATGCTTGAATCAGAATTTGATTTTTTTAATAATCAGAAAGCGGATATAGAACTCATTGTTCATCCTGACGATTTAGATGTTTATAAATACCGTTTACGCCAGCATCTCCGTGGAAAAAGCGAACGCTTTGAAGCCAACTACCGTATCAAGCGTAATCAGGAATGGTTTTGGATTCAGGACATTGGCAAAATTGTCTCCCGTGATGCACTCACAAATCACCCCTTAAAAATGGTTGGCATTTTCCGTGATATTCATCATGAGAAAAAAGCACAAGAACAACTTCGACTTGCAGCAAAAGTATTCGACCATGTGGTTGAAGGTATTTTTGTCCTCGACCAAAGATTTTGCTATGTCAATGTGAATCCTTTTTTTGAAGAACTGGTTGGCTCTACTCATCAAGAGTTATTTGGCAGATATTTATTTGACCTGACCATTTCTCATCGTGCTGAGATAATCAGACTGCACAATACTATTCAGCAACAGATTCTTTTAACAGGTTATTACGAATCTGAAGTTCAGCTCGATTTGGTGAATGGGAAAAAATTAAGCCTTTTGGTAAAAATCAATGCCATCATGGACGATCAAAATAAAATCATTAACTATATCGGAATTTCAACTGACTTAACCTATCGTAAAAAACAAGAGCAGCGTGTCTTATACTTAGAAAATTATGACTTATTAACCGCACTGCCTAATCGTTTTTATTTTAATTTAAAACTGCATCATTTCGCGCATAGTAATATTTCTTTAAAAAATTTCTCGATTATTCGAGTCAATATCGATCGTTTTAGATTGTTTAATGAAATACTCAACAATAATGCAGGTGATGTCTTACTTAAAATGGTCGCGCGTCGTCTAGAAAGCTGCTGTTCAAGTGCACAACTTATTGCTTATCTCAATAACGATGATTTTGCGATTATTTATAATATGCCCAATCAAACGATCTCTATTCATCAATTGGCACAAACAATCTTGCAAGAGTTTCAGCAGCCTTTTCAGATTTTAGGACAAGAACAAAATGTTTCAATCTCTATTGGGGTCGCAACTTATCTTGAACATGATCGGCAACTCGATAACGTTATGAGTCATGCAGAGCTGGCTTTGGCCGATGCCAAACGCTTAGGTGGTAACACTATTTGTTTTTATAATAAAGAAACAACAGCTCTGCTTGATGACAGTATCATGCTAAAACATGATTTACAGCATGCGATTAAAAAGCAACAACTGACAGTTCACTATCAACCGCAAGTTTGTGCAAAAACCAGTAAGATACTCGGCTTTGAAGCCTTGGTTCGCTGGCAGCACCCACAACGTGGATTGATTTCTCCAGAACTGTTTATCCCACTTGCTGAAGCCACCAGTTTAATTTCAGAAATTGGTCAATTTGTGATTTTTGAAAGTTGCAAACAACTGCAAATCTGGCGTGAGCAAGGTTTTGATAATATTAGGGTTTCTGTCAATGTTGTGGCACAGCAAATCCAACGTGGACAACTCTTAATTGATTTAGATACAGCGATGTCAATGTATAAAATTAAGGGTGAACAGCTCGAGCTCGAACTGACTGAATCATCGCTATTAGATCGCACAGAAGATGTACTTGCCTTAATGGATCAGATTAAGCAGCGTAACATTCTCATTTCACTTGATGATTTTGGTACAGGCTACTCCTCCCTTGCCTATTTAAGTCAATATCCAATCAATACCTTAAAAATAGATCGCGCCTTTATCTCTCGAATTGGAACAGCTCGAGATGCCGCGATTGTCGATGCCATTATTGCGATGGGTAAGGCCATGGGCATGGTGCTTATTGCAGAAGGTGTCGAAACACAAGAGCAGGTGGATTATTTAAAATCCCAAGAATGTAACTTACTGCAAGGATATTATTTCTCTAAACCGCTTTCAGCACTTGAAAGTACAGCTTACTTAAATCAGTATAGTTCTTCGCTCTCGGCTTCTTCCTAA
- a CDS encoding NADP-dependent malic enzyme: protein MDDQSLKQQALYYHEFPTPGKISVTPSKQLVNQHDLALAYSPGVAAPCLEIEKDPSKAALYTARGNLVAVITNGTAVLGLGNIGPLASKPVMEGKGVLFKKFAGVDVFDIEIAENDPDKIVDIIAALEPTFGGINLEDIKAPECFYIESKLRERMNIPVFHDDQHGTSIIVGSALLNALQLNGKKIEDIKVVASGAGAAALSCLNLLCALGVQKENIIVADSRGLITTQREGLDESKKRYVQDISATQLHEVMAGADMFLGLSAAGILTKEMVKVMAADPIIFALANPDPEILPEHAHEVRPDVIMATGRSDYPNQVNNALCFPYIFRGALDVGATTINEEMKIACVHAIARMAHIEADAATYGEKSASFGRDYIIPRPLDQRLILEIAPAIAKAAMESGVATRPIQDFAIYHQRLSEFVYNSAFMMKPIFAQAKTAPKRIAYAEGEDQRVLRAAQIAADEGLAMPVLVGRTAVIEANIKKLGLRLENGVNIEIVDQEKNPQYEKFWEDYYQIMQRKGVTVEYAQRESRRRSTLIAAMLVKFGQADGMLCGTYSSYNIHLDFVRNIIGLKEGMTNFFTLNALMLEDRNLFIADTYVNVNPTAEQLAEMTILAAEEVRRFGMTPRIALLSHSSFGSDSTDQSAQKMRKVYEILSNIAPELEVEGEMHGDAALDESIRQFAFPNSRYKGSANLLIMPNLDAANISFNLLKATSGNNVTIGPILLGAAKPVHILTPTATTRRLVNMTALTVAEIQQSEA from the coding sequence ATGGACGATCAATCATTAAAACAGCAAGCTTTGTACTACCACGAATTTCCTACGCCAGGTAAAATTAGCGTCACCCCAAGCAAGCAACTGGTCAACCAACATGACTTAGCACTTGCTTATTCACCTGGTGTTGCAGCACCTTGCTTAGAAATTGAAAAAGATCCTTCTAAAGCAGCGCTCTACACTGCACGAGGAAACTTGGTAGCGGTTATCACCAATGGTACAGCCGTTTTAGGATTGGGAAATATCGGACCGCTCGCGTCTAAACCCGTTATGGAAGGTAAAGGCGTACTCTTTAAAAAGTTTGCCGGTGTTGATGTTTTTGACATTGAGATTGCTGAAAATGATCCAGACAAAATTGTCGATATCATTGCTGCACTCGAACCAACCTTTGGTGGTATTAACCTCGAAGATATTAAAGCGCCTGAATGTTTCTACATTGAAAGTAAATTACGTGAACGTATGAACATTCCGGTGTTCCATGATGACCAACATGGAACATCAATTATCGTGGGTTCTGCATTACTCAATGCTTTGCAACTCAATGGTAAAAAAATCGAAGATATTAAAGTTGTTGCTTCAGGTGCAGGTGCAGCCGCCCTGTCTTGTCTTAACTTACTTTGCGCTTTAGGCGTACAAAAAGAAAATATTATCGTTGCTGACTCACGTGGCTTAATCACCACCCAGCGTGAAGGCTTGGATGAGTCGAAAAAACGTTATGTTCAAGATATTAGCGCAACCCAATTGCATGAAGTGATGGCGGGTGCAGATATGTTCTTAGGACTTTCTGCGGCAGGCATTTTAACCAAAGAAATGGTTAAAGTAATGGCAGCTGATCCAATCATCTTTGCGCTTGCGAACCCAGATCCAGAGATTCTCCCTGAACATGCACATGAAGTACGTCCAGACGTGATCATGGCAACTGGCCGCTCTGATTATCCAAACCAAGTCAACAATGCTTTATGTTTCCCATATATCTTCCGTGGTGCACTTGATGTTGGTGCAACAACCATTAACGAAGAAATGAAAATTGCATGCGTACATGCCATTGCACGTATGGCACACATTGAAGCAGATGCAGCAACTTATGGTGAGAAATCAGCATCTTTTGGTCGTGACTACATTATTCCGCGCCCATTGGATCAACGCTTAATCTTAGAAATTGCGCCTGCAATTGCTAAAGCAGCAATGGAATCTGGCGTTGCAACACGTCCAATCCAAGACTTTGCAATCTATCATCAACGTTTGTCTGAGTTTGTCTATAACTCAGCATTTATGATGAAACCAATCTTTGCTCAAGCAAAAACAGCACCGAAACGTATTGCTTATGCTGAAGGTGAAGATCAGCGTGTACTTCGTGCTGCGCAAATTGCAGCTGATGAAGGCTTGGCTATGCCAGTCTTGGTCGGTCGTACTGCAGTCATTGAAGCCAACATCAAAAAACTTGGTTTGCGCTTGGAAAATGGGGTGAATATTGAGATTGTGGATCAAGAGAAAAATCCACAATACGAAAAATTCTGGGAAGACTATTACCAAATCATGCAACGCAAAGGCGTTACGGTTGAATACGCACAACGTGAGTCACGTCGTCGCTCTACCCTAATTGCTGCGATGCTGGTGAAGTTTGGTCAAGCTGACGGTATGCTGTGTGGTACCTACTCAAGCTACAATATTCATTTAGACTTTGTTCGTAACATCATTGGCTTAAAAGAAGGTATGACCAACTTCTTTACCTTAAATGCCTTGATGCTTGAAGATCGTAATCTGTTTATTGCCGATACCTACGTCAACGTCAATCCAACGGCTGAACAATTGGCTGAAATGACTATTTTGGCTGCTGAAGAAGTGCGTCGCTTTGGGATGACCCCACGTATTGCCTTACTTTCACACTCAAGTTTTGGTTCAGATTCAACAGATCAAAGTGCACAAAAAATGCGTAAGGTTTATGAAATCTTAAGCAACATTGCACCTGAACTTGAAGTCGAAGGTGAAATGCATGGGGATGCAGCACTGGACGAAAGTATCCGTCAATTTGCTTTCCCGAATTCACGTTACAAAGGTTCAGCAAATCTCTTGATTATGCCAAACCTTGATGCAGCGAATATTTCGTTTAACTTGCTGAAAGCAACCTCAGGCAATAACGTGACCATTGGCCCAATTTTATTGGGTGCTGCCAAACCAGTACACATCTTGACACCAACCGCAACAACACGCCGTTTGGTCAATATGACAGCGTTAACCGTTGCAGAAATTCAGCAATCAGAAGCCTAA
- the epmA gene encoding EF-P lysine aminoacylase EpmA has protein sequence MSLDQQYANSTEHGFQPTCDLAALKARAKLYTQIRQFFAAREVLEVETPVVSQAAVTDVHLASITVKRHLGGQAYTHYLQTSPEFPMKRLLASGSGPIYQICKVFRDDEHGRKHNSEFTMLEWYRPGLSLQGLMHEVADLLNLVLAERLGEVRPMILSYKEAFIQRLDINPLQASLAELKQSACRVGLDLDLGDDRLGYIDLLFSHMVEPSLGFDTPVFLTDFPPEMASLAKVKLDEDGEQVAARFELYIEGLELANAYDELIDADVLAGRFAADNAERAARGLTEMPVDHYLLAALPHMSECSGIALGIDRLLMVIQKQMQLAKVISFPADIA, from the coding sequence ATGAGTCTAGATCAACAGTATGCAAATAGTACAGAACATGGCTTTCAACCGACCTGTGATCTGGCGGCGTTAAAAGCCCGCGCAAAGCTCTATACCCAAATTCGTCAGTTCTTTGCTGCACGTGAGGTACTTGAAGTAGAAACACCTGTTGTTTCACAAGCAGCAGTCACCGATGTGCATTTGGCTTCAATTACAGTCAAACGGCATCTGGGCGGACAGGCATATACGCATTATTTACAGACCTCCCCCGAATTCCCAATGAAGCGTTTATTGGCCAGTGGCAGTGGGCCAATCTATCAGATTTGTAAGGTATTTCGAGATGATGAGCACGGCCGTAAACACAATAGTGAATTTACCATGTTGGAATGGTATCGCCCCGGTCTGAGCTTACAAGGCTTGATGCATGAAGTGGCTGATTTACTCAACCTGGTCTTGGCTGAGCGACTTGGTGAAGTCCGCCCGATGATTTTGAGCTATAAAGAAGCCTTTATTCAACGACTAGATATCAATCCCTTACAGGCGAGTCTGGCTGAGCTCAAGCAGAGTGCGTGCCGTGTTGGTCTCGATCTGGACTTGGGGGATGATCGTTTGGGCTATATCGATTTACTGTTTTCACATATGGTTGAGCCAAGTTTAGGTTTTGATACCCCAGTTTTCCTCACCGATTTTCCACCAGAGATGGCATCTTTGGCCAAGGTTAAATTGGATGAAGATGGTGAACAGGTCGCTGCACGTTTTGAGTTGTATATTGAAGGCTTAGAATTGGCAAATGCCTATGATGAACTCATCGATGCTGATGTTTTAGCAGGTCGCTTTGCCGCAGACAATGCTGAACGCGCTGCACGTGGCTTAACGGAAATGCCAGTTGATCATTATCTGTTGGCAGCCTTGCCACATATGAGCGAATGCAGCGGAATCGCATTGGGTATTGATCGTTTATTGATGGTGATCCAAAAGCAAATGCAACTGGCAAAAGTAATTAGCTTTCCCGCAGATATCGCTTAG
- a CDS encoding L,D-transpeptidase family protein has protein sequence MSWDQRRIIFLLSFMLCNVPAYAKPQPNAVAQVNTTEWSLEQINSASWYENIGRGQFPVYAKAQVMLNNAHASPGAIDATSGKNFLKAISAYQQMHGFAATGELTQQTWNHLLSKQSKPAFGYYQITAEDLKGPYANSIPRNYAEQAKMKGLYYTRVSEMLGEKFHIDEAFLRQLNPKAKFNQVGERLLVPNVRNDLPNDVTLIVAHKSARQLYLFNSNNQLIGSFPATIGGSDTPSPSGTHSVVKVAHNPVYGYSPKNFVQGNNKKPLSLPPGPNGPVGNIWIALSKPTFGIHGTPNPSLISKTASHGCIRLTNWDANDLGRKVQSGVVVKFLE, from the coding sequence ATGAGTTGGGATCAACGAAGAATAATTTTTTTATTGAGCTTTATGCTGTGCAATGTACCTGCTTATGCAAAGCCACAGCCGAATGCCGTTGCTCAAGTAAATACGACAGAGTGGAGCTTAGAGCAAATTAATAGTGCCAGTTGGTATGAAAACATTGGTCGTGGGCAGTTTCCAGTGTATGCCAAAGCACAGGTGATGTTGAACAATGCGCATGCTTCGCCAGGTGCCATTGATGCCACCAGTGGTAAAAACTTTTTAAAAGCCATTTCAGCCTATCAGCAAATGCACGGGTTTGCGGCAACGGGTGAGTTGACTCAGCAGACCTGGAATCATTTACTTTCCAAACAAAGCAAACCTGCATTTGGCTATTATCAAATTACGGCTGAAGATCTGAAGGGGCCTTATGCCAATAGCATTCCACGGAACTATGCAGAACAAGCCAAAATGAAAGGCCTGTATTACACCCGTGTCAGTGAAATGTTGGGAGAAAAGTTTCATATTGATGAAGCATTTTTACGTCAGCTCAATCCAAAAGCCAAGTTTAATCAGGTAGGAGAGCGTTTATTGGTACCCAATGTGCGCAATGATTTACCCAACGATGTCACACTGATTGTGGCGCATAAAAGCGCCAGACAGCTTTACTTGTTTAACTCAAACAATCAATTGATCGGTTCTTTTCCTGCAACCATTGGGGGATCTGATACGCCTTCGCCTAGTGGCACGCATAGTGTGGTGAAAGTGGCACATAATCCAGTCTATGGCTATTCACCCAAGAACTTTGTACAGGGCAATAATAAAAAGCCGTTGAGCTTGCCACCCGGTCCGAATGGTCCTGTAGGAAATATCTGGATTGCCTTGAGTAAGCCTACTTTTGGCATTCATGGCACACCAAATCCGTCGTTGATTTCGAAAACAGCTTCACATGGCTGTATTCGCTTAACCAATTGGGATGCCAATGACTTAGGCCGTAAAGTACAGTCAGGCGTCGTGGTTAAGTTTTTAGAATAA
- the argG gene encoding argininosuccinate synthase translates to MLGTVMTDNATILQHVPVGKKVGIAFSGGLDTSAALLWMKQKGAEPYAYTANLGQPDEDDYDAIPKKATEYGAVKARLIDCRLQLALEGIAAIQCGAFHIHTGGVPYFNTTPLGRAVTGTMLVTAMKEDDVNIWGDGSTYKGNDIERFYRYGLLTNPALKIYKPWLDQTFIDELGGRAEMSQFLIDNGFDYKMSKEKAYSTDSNMLGATHEAKDLEYLDAGIKIVDPIMGVAFWKDDVKIAAEEVTIRFEEGVPVALNGQTFENPVELILEANRIGGRHGLGMSDQIENRIIEAKSRGIYEAPGMALLHIAYERLVTGIHNEDTIEQYRINGLRLGRLLYQGRWFDSQALMLRETAQRWVAKAITGVVTLELRRGNDYTIMNTESPNLTYEAERLTMEKGDSDFTPMDRIGQLTMRNLDITDTRAKLAIYTNTGLLSVGQGSAIPQLDSKKK, encoded by the coding sequence ATGTTAGGAACTGTAATGACTGATAATGCAACCATCTTGCAGCATGTACCAGTGGGCAAAAAAGTCGGGATTGCCTTCTCTGGTGGTCTAGATACTTCAGCTGCTTTATTGTGGATGAAACAAAAAGGGGCTGAGCCTTATGCCTATACCGCAAACTTAGGCCAACCGGATGAAGACGACTACGACGCGATTCCTAAAAAAGCGACTGAATATGGCGCAGTAAAAGCACGTCTGATTGACTGCCGTTTACAATTGGCGCTTGAAGGTATTGCTGCGATTCAATGTGGTGCATTTCATATTCATACCGGTGGCGTGCCGTATTTCAATACCACACCGTTGGGTCGTGCTGTTACAGGCACCATGCTTGTTACCGCAATGAAAGAAGATGATGTCAATATCTGGGGCGATGGCTCGACCTATAAAGGCAATGATATTGAACGTTTCTATCGCTATGGTTTGCTCACCAATCCTGCGCTAAAAATTTATAAACCTTGGTTAGATCAAACCTTTATCGATGAATTGGGCGGCCGTGCAGAAATGTCACAGTTCCTGATCGACAATGGCTTTGACTACAAAATGTCAAAAGAAAAAGCTTACTCAACAGATTCAAATATGTTGGGTGCAACCCATGAAGCCAAAGATCTTGAATACCTCGATGCAGGCATCAAAATTGTTGATCCAATCATGGGCGTAGCGTTCTGGAAAGATGACGTAAAAATTGCTGCCGAAGAAGTTACGATTCGTTTTGAAGAAGGCGTACCGGTTGCTTTAAATGGTCAGACATTTGAAAACCCTGTCGAATTGATCCTTGAAGCCAACCGCATTGGTGGTCGTCATGGTCTTGGTATGTCAGATCAAATTGAAAACCGTATCATTGAAGCGAAATCTCGCGGCATCTACGAAGCACCAGGCATGGCGTTATTGCACATTGCTTATGAGCGCTTAGTCACTGGTATTCATAACGAAGACACCATTGAGCAATATCGTATCAATGGTCTACGTTTGGGTCGCCTACTGTATCAAGGTCGTTGGTTTGATTCACAAGCGCTGATGTTGCGTGAAACTGCACAACGTTGGGTTGCCAAAGCGATTACTGGTGTGGTTACACTTGAATTGCGTCGTGGTAATGACTACACCATCATGAACACTGAATCTCCGAACCTCACTTATGAAGCAGAGCGTTTGACCATGGAGAAAGGTGATTCTGACTTTACACCGATGGATCGTATCGGCCAGTTAACCATGCGTAACTTGGACATTACTGATACCCGTGCCAAACTTGCAATCTACACCAACACTGGCTTACTTTCAGTAGGTCAAGGTTCTGCAATTCCACAGTTAGACAGCAAGAAAAAATAA